The window CAGGTACGCCTCACTGGCCGAAAAGACGAACTTCCCGCTGGTGATGTCCACCTGGCCGCCGCCGAAGGTCACGGCGTACAGACCGTGCCTCACGGACCCGATGATCTCCTCCGCGGTCGAGTCGCCGGGCTGCATGAAGGTATTGGTCATTCGGGGAATCGGCTGATGGGCATAACTTTCGCGTCGGCCGTTGCCTGTCGGCGCCATGCCCATCAGCCGGGCATTCAGTCGATCCTGCAGATAGCCGCGCAGGATCCCGCGCTCGATCAGGACGGTCCGCTGGGTCGGCGTCCCCTCGTCATCGACATTCAGCGAGCCGCGCCGTCCGGGGATCGTGCCATCGTCCACCACGGTGACCAGTTCTGAGGCTACCCGCTGCCCGATCCGGTCGCTGAAGGCCGAGGTCTTCTTCCGATTAAAGTCGCCTTCCAGGCCGTGGCCGATCGCCTCGTGCAGCAGGATGCCGGGCCATCCGGGGCCGAGGACGACATCCATCGTCCCGGCTGGAGCCTCCGCTGCATGAAGATTCATAATCGCCAGACGGGCGGCCTCCTTCGCGTAGCGCTCGAAGCGGCCCTCCTCCAGAAAGAACTCGAACTCGGCCCGACCCCCTCCGCCCCACGACCCTATCTGTCGATTGGCGCCATCCTGGGCGATGCAGGTGATGTTCAGGCGTGCCAGCGGCTGGATGTCGCCGATCATGACACCGGCAGAGGTGGCAATCAGGATGATCTTCGACTCGCAGGCAAACGACGCCATGACCTGGACGATCCGCGGATCCTCTTTTCTGGCGATGGCGTCGACTCGTTGGAGCAGATCGATCTTCTGCTCTGTCGGAATCTCTACCGGCTGGACACGAATCGGGTACAGATCATGGGGCGGCGCGCCGCCGACCTTTACCGGGGGAGGCGTACCGACATCCACCCGCTCTGCGATCGCCTTGGCCCGTAAGCCGGCCAACTCCAGGTTCTCCACACTGATCTCGTCCGAAAAGGCGTAGCCGGTCTTCTCGCGGGCGAGAGCCCGGACGCCGACCCCCTGATTGAT of the Candidatus Methylomirabilis lanthanidiphila genome contains:
- the tldD gene encoding protease TldD, encoding MTTHPMKPERFFLEKFGLTERHLEQGLGAALGSQIDDADLYFEYRISESLALEEGMIKQATKNINQGVGVRALAREKTGYAFSDEISVENLELAGLRAKAIAERVDVGTPPPVKVGGAPPHDLYPIRVQPVEIPTEQKIDLLQRVDAIARKEDPRIVQVMASFACESKIILIATSAGVMIGDIQPLARLNITCIAQDGANRQIGSWGGGGRAEFEFFLEEGRFERYAKEAARLAIMNLHAAEAPAGTMDVVLGPGWPGILLHEAIGHGLEGDFNRKKTSAFSDRIGQRVASELVTVVDDGTIPGRRGSLNVDDEGTPTQRTVLIERGILRGYLQDRLNARLMGMAPTGNGRRESYAHQPIPRMTNTFMQPGDSTAEEIIGSVRHGLYAVTFGGGQVDITSGKFVFSASEAYLIEDGKITRPVKGATLIGHGPDVLTRVTMVGNDLKLDEGIGTCGKDGQGVPVGVGLPTIKIEGLTVGGTLGMPKGGSAQ